The Aerococcus loyolae genome contains the following window.
CCTTTAATAGACTGCTCATCCCAGTTAGGTTCCAGATAATACTTCTTACCTGTATCCACATCTTCAAAGTATTTGCGGCCATCTTGGTCGGTCTTAGGTGTCAAGATGGTATCTGCTGTGGTTGAATCATTGAGGTCAGAGATGATCTTATCGACCTCTGCAGTGGATTGAGCGGCGTCGATCTTAGCTTGAACGGCTGCCACATGAGCTGGGTCAGCGCTGGTCGCTTGCGAATTTGTGGCTTGGGTCCGGGCGTCGAGGATGGTCTTGGCGCTCGCTTTAGCGGACTCTTTAATGCGGTTAAGTTCCGCTTCTTGCTGCACTTTTTCTTCAGGACTTGCCTCTCCTGGCTCGACATTAGCGGCAGGATACTTGGCTTGGGCTTCTTTAATCACCGCGCCAATTTCTTCAATGGTATTGGCCGCATCGATTTGTGCCTTATAAGCTGCTAAGTTGCTGCTTGCTCCTGCATTACCGGCTAAGGCTTTTTCTAAGTCTTCCTTGACTTGGGCCTTATTACCTGCTAGATCGCTGACCGCCGCATAGTAACCTGCTTGGCCGCGATCATCTTCCTGAGCGGTTGAACGCTCTAAACCTGTTTGTAAATCACTGGCTTGACGCTCTGCTTCAGCTTTAGTTTTACCATTATTTAAGCTCGCTACTCCAGCCAGGTCCGTAGCATCACTAGTTGTTCGTGCCACAAAATGATTGACTGGCACATCAGGGAGTTCTACCCCGCTAACCCCATAATAGTTTTCTTGAGTAGAAGCGCTTCTTAAGCCAGCACCCTTTTGAACTGCTGAGCGTTCTTCAACAGCAGCTTCTCTTTCATTAGCCGCTACTGGAGCCTCTTGACTACGTGAAGCAAATTCTTCCTCACTGACACTAGCTTCCTCATCAGCTAAGCTTTCTGAACTGGCACTAGAATTGGATTCAGATTCACTATCACTTTCACTAGTGGCAGACGATTCTGATGCGCTAATCGTAGCGGATTCAGAACTGGACACAGCGGCTGATTCAGAAACTGATAATGACTCGGATTCGCTGATCGACTCAGACTCACTAATGGAGAGTGATTCCGATTCACTAGCGCTAATGGAAGCCGATTCGCTTGCTTCAGTATTTTCTGAAGCTTCATCAGCGACTTCACTTGCTTGAACCGTTTCGGTCGTTGATTCCGCTGCTTTCAATGCGGCGGAATCGGTATTAACTAAGGTTTCTTTTTCAAGAACTTTTTCCTTAGGTAGTTCATCCGCATTCACTTGGGGTGTGGTTAAGGCTACACCACCAGCTAAGGCACCTAAGGCAGTCAGTCCTTTAAATAGGTACTCCTTTTTATCTGTTGAAGTATTTTCTTCAACTTGGGAGGACTCAATATGCTCAATTACGGGTGATTTTCCGAAGAAACGCAGTAAACCAAATTGTGAAAGACATGATTTCACCCAGGACTTCCCGGCTTTATACATCTTCACTCGTGTTTTACGTTCAGTTTCTAGATAATCCCCATGCCTAAATTTCCTCATATGCAACTCCTTCTTAATAACGATTGAAAGACATAGTTCAGACTAAAAATATAAGAAAATACCCGAGACAATAAGGGCTCAAGGTACATTATTTAGTTAGGATTATCTCATATTTTTTGTAAAAATAAAGCAAATTTAAGATTTTATACGCTTTAGTATATTGTTTTCCTGCAAAAAGAACATTATTTTAGAAAATTGTATTTATTTCTATATTTATCCAATTGTGGTCAGGTTGAAATGGTCATTAATGGTTTTTAGAACTGAGTTTAACTACGACTTTAAATCAAAAATTTTTACCTTTTTCCAAGAAAAAAGCTCCTAGCTTAGCAATTAACTAAGATAAGAGCTTAGGAGGTTGTTGTATTTAGTGTTAACTGAATCTATTTATAATGTCTGACCGGCCTAGTTGCCCTTGGCTAGGGCTGCTTGGTGGTCTTCTTTTATTTGAGCTAATTTATCGGGGTCAAGAATTAAATCTAAACCAGTTAAGGCCAGTAAAGTAGCAGCAATGCGGATGGAATCGAGCCCCTTGGCCGACTTCGCTGCAGCCACTAATTCTGTTGAGTGACCCGGTACGGGCTCTTCAGAAATGGCTAGGAAGGGTTGGATGGTCGGTACTACATAAGAAATATTGCCTACATCGGATGACCCATGGGCTTGGCTATCGGGTTCCTTAACCGTATCCAAGTCCAAGCCCACTTCGTCAGCATGACTGAAGAAAATTTCATCAAAGGAAGGCGTTATGATCATGTCATCGACCTTATTTTGGAAGAGGCCAAACTTCAATTGGGCACCGGTCGCATGGGCGGCGCCTTCAGCAATTTTTTGGACTCTCTCTCTGACCTGGTCCAGGGTATGACGGTTATAAGCGCGAATATAGAAACGTCCCCGGCAGTAATCCGGAATCACATTAGCCGCCTTGCCGCCGTCAAGGATCACGCCGTGGATGCTGACATCATCGTGGAGGTGGAGGCGTAAGGCATCGATCCCATTAAAGGTAAGGATCAATGGTTCCAAGGCTGAGATCCCGTCCTCTGGGTTAGCGGTAGCGTGAGCTGACTTGCCAAAGAATTCAATATCGACAGGATCATTAGCGTATAAGTGGCCACTAGGACTGGTGTCTCCACCGGGATGCACACAGAGAGCCGCATCGACATCATCCAAGAAACCTTCGCGGACAAAGCTTTCCTTGGCTGAACCGTTCTCCCCACCTTCTTCACCAGGAGTCCCGTAGACTCGAATCTCGCCACCGACCTGGTCAACGACTTGCTTCAAGGCCGCAGCGGCCAGGCTGGAATAATTACCAAATAGATTATGGCCACAGCCATGGCCAATATCAGGTAAGGCATCGAATTCAGCCAAGTAAACCAGAGTCGGCCCTTCCTTTTCACTCCTATAACGGGCATCAAAACCCGTAGGATGGTCAGCGACGTCCTTTTTCACCGTAAAACCTTCCTTTTCCAGCTGGTCGGTCAAGACTTCTTGAGCATAGTATTCATGGTTACTGGTTTCCGGGTTGGCGTGGATTTTTAGGGCGTTGTCTTGGTAAGTGGCTAAATTGTCTTTGACATAGTTCTTAATAGTTTCTTGTAGGGCTTTTTTATCGGTAGTGGTCATTTGACATACTTCCTCTCCATGTGATGGTTTCGTTTTTTTGCTAGCGTGTGGTTAAAGTCTAGTTGCGGCCAAATAGTTTCCAAGCAGCAACATTGGCCCCGTTGGATTTATCTTTAATGACTTGTTCGGTTTCGTCAGTTTGGTAGGTTTCAACTACCTTCTTATAGGTTGGGTTATCCTTATCTTCTTGACGAGCGACCACAATATTCACATAAGGTTTAGACCGTTCATCGACCGGTTCTTTGAAAATAGCGTCTTGCGGTGCTAAGCCGGCATCCACAGCATAACCACTGTTAATGAGAGCAATATCCACATCATTTAAGGTCCGTGGGGTTTGGGCAGCATCCATTTCTTCAATCTTTAGCTTTTTAGGATTTGAAGTAATGTCGTCCACTGTTGGGGTAATTCCAGCGGCGTCATCCACTTCAATGAGGCCAGCAGACTCTAAGAGGATAATGGCCCGACCACCATTGGTCACGTCGTTAGGAATCGACACGGTGGCCCCGTCTTGTAATTCTGACAGGTCCTTAATCTTATGGGAGTAAATCCCTAATGGTGCCACTACGGTATTTCCAATGGAGACTAAGTCCGTGCCGAATTGTTCATTGAATTTATCTAAGAAGACTTGGTGTTGGAAGGCATTGAGGTCAACTTCTCCCTCTTCCAAGGCCTTATTAGGTTGGTTGTAGTCAGAGAATTTGACGTATTCCAAGTTAATTCCCTCACCTTTGAGACGTTCTTGGACAGTATCCCAGTCGCGAGTATCATCTCCAACTACACCGAGTTTGACTGTGGTTTCCTGCTTGCCTTCACTGCCACTACCACTATTAGACCCACAACCTGCCAAAGCAAGAATACTTAATGCACTTGTTACTAATACTTTTTGCCATTTCTTCATTATAAAGACCTCCTAATATTTTCCATAAAAAAAGTCCTTTACTATTCACTTGAATAGCAAAGGACGACGTATCGTGTTACCACCTTTTGTTCAGAGTCCTACTGTTAATGAATATCATTGTAGCAACTCCCTCGACCTAGCCGAGACCTTAGATGTCTAGACTAGCGCTCCTGCTATCGACCGAGCCCAGCCGACCTTGTCTACTTATTGACAAGATATCCTCAAAGGCCATCTTCAGCGCCTTTCACCTAGTTCCTCTCACCAAACGGAACCTCTCTTCAAAGTGGCTAACACTTACTCTCCTTATCAAGGGATGATTTTATGGATAATTAACTATGCACTTAGTCTATCACCGGGCATCGGTCCTTAGCAAGCGTTCGCCTGATACCGGTTTATCATCACTTGTGTTCGTTTTTACCGATACCTCGCTTAAATAAGACTCTATTTCTTATTTTTACGGTTACGGAAGAAGAAAAATCCGCCCACGATCAATAAGACGACACCGACAATTAGGGCTGTTCGAGTCACTTGGGCCCCAGTTTGTGGCAGGCTTTGGCTGTAATAGGTTCCGGCAGCCACACTAGTCCCATCACCTAGTAAGAATACCACTAAGGCACTGAAAAGACTTAAGAAGTATGCCGGCAAATTGTTACTTATTTTTGACAGGACCTTTGTATCTTTCATCAGAATCTTCCTCTCTCATTTTCTAAACCCATTATAGCAAAAATGAGACTTACACCAAATTCATAGCTATCCTGCTGACTTTTTATCACGACTTAAGCCTGGTGGCCGCCAATCAACTTATTGCGCTCCAAACCAGTCGCTCCTTCCACCAAACTGTTGGCGTAAAAAAGCGAGCTAGGGCCATAGTGGTCATGAATTTTTTGCATGGTGTCATAGAGACGTTCTTTCTGCAAGGTGCGGTCCGGGTCTTCAAAGAGACTAAGTTGGATACCGACCTTCTCTTGAAATTTACTAGCACTGAGGGCGATTTGGCGGATGGGCTGCCCATCCTCATAATACAAACGGAAGAGTTCCACCCAGGCGGCATTGAGGGCTTCAGGACGGTCGGTAGGATCAATAGGGATTTGATGGCGGAAGCCGCGGTCAACCACCTCATGGGAATAACCGACTGACAGAGAGACTTGACCAGCGAGTAAATGGTGCTGGCGTAAACGGGCTGCGATATCATTGCCCATCTCGCGAATAATAATCGCCACTTGGCCCGGGTCAGTATAATCACGCTGGAGAATTTGACTCTTACCAAAAGACCGTGAGGAAGGTACATATTTGTCACGGATAATACTGTGATCAATCCCGTTAGCATGTTCAAAAAGTTCCACACCAATAATTCCTAGCCGCTTTTGGAGGAGATAGACATCGGCATGGGCTAAATCTTCCACGGTATAGATGCCTAATTGGTTGAGCCGCCGCTCTAAGCCCTTGGCAATCCCCCAGAAATCCCTTAACGGGTCAATCTTCCAAACCGTCTCGGGGATCGATTCATAGGACCAATAATCAATATAGGGCGGGGTCTTCTTGGCCGAGTTGTCCAGACACAGTTTAGCCAAGAGCGGGTTATCACCAATCCCTACCGTGGCAGTAATCCCAAAGGCCTGGTAGACATCGGCTTGGATTTTTTGGGCAATGGTTTCATTACTGCCAAATAACTTGTGACTGTAAGACACATCCAAGAAACTCTCATCAATACTATAAATATGGAGGTCTTCTGGGGCAACATAGTTCAAAAAAATCTCATTAATATCGAGATTAATCTCAATGTATTGGCTCATATTGGGAGGGACAATTTGAATATTGTGGTAGCCGGGAAACTCGAAGAGCCGCGATCCAGTTTTCAAGCCATACTTGGCTTTGACTCTTGGCGTAGCAGCGAGGACCAGGCCGCCATTGGCTTCTCCCCGTGACATGACGACCAATTCTGCTGTCAAGGGGTCCAGTTGCCGGGCCACGCATTCCACACTAGCGAAAAAAGACTTCATATCGATGCATAGAACATCGTGTTTGGGTTCTTTACTATAATCAAAATCATAATAGTAGCGTTTCATGACCATTATCCTCTAACTGATTCAGTGATTGCTTGAACAACTTTTCTTTATTTTACGAACATACGTTCTTTTTGTCAAGTTACTCCCTGAAGCTGGATTTTAAGGACTTATTAAAAGTACTTACTTTTTGTGAGCATAAAATTTGTCATTGGCCTTCATTGTGGTTAGACTAGGTAATGTAGTTAGAAATTAAAAAAATAAAAAATGAAAGTAGGAGATATTATAATGACTAAATATGGTGTTGTTTTAGGTTCAATCCGTAAGAACTCATTTTCAGAAGCGATTGCTAAAGGGATCGTAAAAGGCTTACCTGAAGATGCAGAAGTTACCTTCATTGAAACTGCTGACCTTCCCCTCTATAGCCAAGACTATGACGAAGCGCCAGAACAACCTAAAGAATATACTCGTTTCCGTGAAGAAGTGAAAGCCCAAGACGCTATCATCTTCGTCACCCCAGAACACAACCGTAGCGTTCCTGCTAGCTTGAAGAACGCCATTGACTTAGGTTCTCGTCCATATGGTTCCAGCGTTTGGGAAGGTAAACCAGCACTTGTTGCTTCTCAATCACCAGCAGGTATTGGTGGGGCAATTGCTAACCATACTCTCCGTCAATCCTTAGTCTTCTTAGATATGCCAGTGATGCAACAACCTGAACTCTACATTGGTAACTCCGCAAACTTCATCGGTGAAAACGGCGAAATCACTGCCGAAGATACCCAAGAATTCTTAGCTAACGCTGGTAAAGCTTTCGCTGAATTTGCCGCAAAATTCGTTTAAGCCTAAGATTTTAACAAGATAAAATACTGACATCGGGCCGTGACTCTCGTGAAATCACGGCCCTTTTTAATGGTTCACTTTGTATAAAATAGTCAAGCGATTCTCTATTTAATGACTTGAGGAACTTCATTTTTTTCATTTTTAAATAAAGTCTGCTGTGTTATCCTAGACTTAAGAAAATTATTAGTCACTTAAACTCAAGAAAGGAGTTTATTATGGATAAATTAGCGCTTCCTAATCGGGCGATCCGTCAAGAAGAAAAGGAAATTACCCCAAAAAGTCTCAAGTTTTTACTGGCTGACTTTGCTATTATTGTGATTCTTAGTTCTGCCATTGCGTCAATTACTGACTTTACCTTTGCCCGTTTTCAGTTCTCTGAGAATTCCATTGACTTGGTCAACACCTTGATTTCTACCCTGATTTTCGCCCTGCTGAGCTATGGCATGACCTGGGGCTTGGTCGACGCCGCTAAAAACCGTGCGCCCTACCAAGCTTTGAGTGTGTTCCGACCCTTTAAGAAGAATTTCTGGCATAATGCTTGGACTAGCCTATTATCGCAAATCGTCAATATTATTGTGATTTGGCTAATGTCTCTTCTAACAGCCTTTGCCCTCCTCGTTTTTGCCTCTCTAGTCTTTGGCTCTGACGATGCCTGGCTCATTGTTGTCCTAGTGGGTGGGGGACTTTTGATTGGCTTAATTGCTTATTGGGTCAATATTAGCTTAGCCATGACCCCTATCTTGTTGAAAGAAGAACCTGAGATGGGTGCTTTCCAAGTCATCAAGACCAGTTGGGGCTTAATGAGAGGCAACCGCTGGAGATATTTCTGCTTGATGCTTAGCTATAAGTGGATCGCCTACCTGCTCATTTTCATCTCCCTCGTTGTGAGTTTTGGGGTTATCGTCTCTGTCGACACCAGCTATGGTTCAGGACTCAATTTCTTAGGGGTAGTTCTCTTCTTTGCTGTCTCCCTCTTCATCGTGTTCGTTTCCGTTTACTATGGCCTGCGTTCAAAAGTAGCCGCTGCAGTCTTCTACCAAGCCCGTCTCGAACAAGAACGCGGTATTATCGAAGGCCAATTTAACTAAGATTAAAAGCTTCAAAATAAATGATTAAGAGTGACTCACTAATCAGTGGGTCACTTTTTTATAGGTGCTATTGTTTAAATAGGGCCAGCAAAAGTCTTTCTATGCTAGAATGAGAGTGAATGACTGGCACAAATTATCCAGGAAGGAGATTACTATGGCAGCCATCAGCGAAGAACAAAACCACTTACTCTTATCTACCTGTTTACTAGCCGGGAAGATCATGATGGAATCAGGTTCCGAATCCTACCGGGTCGAAGATACTATGCAGCGGATCGCCCAAAACAGCCACCGTTTTGACACCGCCTCCTATGTCACCAACACGGCCGTCTTTATGAGCTTAAATAAGCACTCCGACATGCAAATGGTCCTAGTCAAAAAGACCTCCACCGACTTAGCCAAAATTGATGACACCAACCAACTTTCCCGCTCTTACGCCGAAGGAAAACTCAACCTGGAAGAACTCTATCAGGCGCTCCAGGCTGTTGATAAGCAAGAAAAAACCTTCCCCTTTAGTGTGCAATTGTTAGCTGCGGGAGCCGCCAGTGCCGCCTTTATGCTAATGATTGACTCAACCAACTACTGGGATATTGGTTTTGCCTTCGCTATTGCCATCATTGGTTTTGCTATTTCCGAGTACTGCAAGGTAGAATTTGAAATTACCTTCCTCAGTGACTTTTTTGCGACTACCGTCATCGGCTTTTTAGCCTTGTCCCTAAACCGCCTAGGTCTGGTCAATAACCTGGACTCCTTGATCACGGGCTGTATCATGCCCCTCCTCCCTGGACTGGCCATCACTGGCGCCCTACGTGATCTTTTTGCTCGGCAGTTAATTTCAGGTATGGTTCAAGCGGTTAACGCCATCTTAATTGCCATCGTGCTCGGTGTCGGTATTGCCCTCACCTTGCAATGGTTAGGTTAGAAAGGAGTTCAGCCATGTTTACCATTATTGAACAGTTCGCCCTGTCCTTTTTTGGGACGGTCGCCTTTTCCACCATTATCAATGTGCCTAAGCGAGCTTTGATTTATTGTGGCTTAACGGGAGCCAGTGGTTGGATGACCTACTACTTTTTCATGTCCTGGTTTGGGGACTTAATCGTCGCTAACTTCATGGCCGCTATCGTTATCGGGATTATCTATATTTACCTCTCGCGCAAACTGCGCTTACCGGTGATTATTTTGAATACTCCCGCTATTCTGCCCTTGGTTCCTGGTAATGCAGCCTATCTATTTATTCGTTATGCGGTGCAAGGCAATTATCAGTTAAGTGTCTCCTACCTGATGGACGTTTTCAAGGTATCTGGAGCCATCGTTTTTGGTTTTATGTTTGTTAACCTAGCTGAACAACAAATCCGTCGCCAACGCCAAGAACGAGCTCGCCGGCGTTTAAAGAAAAAAGCGGCCAAAGAAAAGGCCGAAAAAATGAAAATGGCTAAGTCTTAGTTCTTCGATTAAACCGCTAATCAACAAAAAGAGTCTGGGACAAAAGTCTACGGACTATAAAAAAAAGAGAATCTACAAATTACTTAAGCGTGATTTGTAGATTCTCTTATTTTCTTGCTTTTATTTTGCTATATTTTTTCAAATTATTGGCCATGAAGGCCAATCCAACATCAGTTTTAACCTTTGTTTTCCCTCTGAGGTTAAATCGAGTGAACCCTAAAATAGCCTTTATCTGGCCAAAAACTGGTTCAACGTCAATTTTCCGTTTGGAAAAGAGCCTAGATCCTTCTTCAGATAAAAGCTTCTGTGTTTCTATATTCTTTAATTCCTGATAGTTTTTATTATAGTAAAGCGCCTTTTGCGGCGCATTTTCTGGATCCAAAGGCTTATAAACCTGAATTTCAGAAATATAACCACTCATTTTATTTTTTCGTTTTTGGAGATGACTAAAGAAATAAACCGTGCCATCAGGATGTGTGAAAGTATTACTTTGCTTATCGTAACTCCAATTATCCATATTTTTAGCTGATTTTTTATGTTTCTTTTTCTGCTCTTTATCAAACCGATTGTATTTAATCAAATGGTTAATTTTATGGTTATCTAAATAAGTAAGGTTTTCTTCGCTACCATAACCAGCATCAGCTACAATGCATTTCGGGGAATTAGGAAAACTTTCAACAAAGGGTTGTAAAGTCCGCGTATCCGTCGGATTGTGGAAAATATCATAATGAAGGACAAATTGGTTTTCAGTCGCTACTTGGATATTATATCCCGCTTTCAATTGCCCATTCATCATATGGTCATCTTTCATTCGCATGAACGTAGCATCAGGATCTGTTTTTGAATAGCTATTTCTTCCGTTAAATGTTTCAAACTGTTTGGCATACTTTTGTTTGCGAGGTAGAAAATCTTGACTCACTTTACGGTAATGTTTTTTCAAACGACGACGTTCTTGTTTACGTTGATCCGGCCCTTTTACAGGAGTTTCCTCAATATCTTCAGTGAGTTTATCGATTTCTTCCTTAAGCACTTTAGATATCTCTTGAAGCATCGTTTCTTCTAGATCTAAATTTTCATCATATTGGATGCCGGCATCAACCATCGGTTGAATTTCATTAAAGTAATATTCACGTGAGGTCACTTTTAATCGTTCTGCATATTTTTCAGTTGCCTTTTTCCAAACAAAAGA
Protein-coding sequences here:
- a CDS encoding NADPH-dependent FMN reductase, whose translation is MTKYGVVLGSIRKNSFSEAIAKGIVKGLPEDAEVTFIETADLPLYSQDYDEAPEQPKEYTRFREEVKAQDAIIFVTPEHNRSVPASLKNAIDLGSRPYGSSVWEGKPALVASQSPAGIGGAIANHTLRQSLVFLDMPVMQQPELYIGNSANFIGENGEITAEDTQEFLANAGKAFAEFAAKFV
- a CDS encoding IS1182 family transposase gives rise to the protein MYIQYNMNQTTLPLELSACIDPDHIVFSIYNFIESLDEKYFESFSTQDGRPAYHPKPLIMALLYAYSKGVFSGRKIEELMVENLPMQWLVAQQVISYRTINRFRSSENCRSLLENLFVEFTTQLKLEKLIHLENCFIDGTKIEANANKYSFVWKKATEKYAERLKVTSREYYFNEIQPMVDAGIQYDENLDLEETMLQEISKVLKEEIDKLTEDIEETPVKGPDQRKQERRRLKKHYRKVSQDFLPRKQKYAKQFETFNGRNSYSKTDPDATFMRMKDDHMMNGQLKAGYNIQVATENQFVLHYDIFHNPTDTRTLQPFVESFPNSPKCIVADAGYGSEENLTYLDNHKINHLIKYNRFDKEQKKKHKKSAKNMDNWSYDKQSNTFTHPDGTVYFFSHLQKRKNKMSGYISEIQVYKPLDPENAPQKALYYNKNYQELKNIETQKLLSEEGSRLFSKRKIDVEPVFGQIKAILGFTRFNLRGKTKVKTDVGLAFMANNLKKYSKIKARK
- a CDS encoding MetQ/NlpA family ABC transporter substrate-binding protein: MKKWQKVLVTSALSILALAGCGSNSGSGSEGKQETTVKLGVVGDDTRDWDTVQERLKGEGINLEYVKFSDYNQPNKALEEGEVDLNAFQHQVFLDKFNEQFGTDLVSIGNTVVAPLGIYSHKIKDLSELQDGATVSIPNDVTNGGRAIILLESAGLIEVDDAAGITPTVDDITSNPKKLKIEEMDAAQTPRTLNDVDIALINSGYAVDAGLAPQDAIFKEPVDERSKPYVNIVVARQEDKDNPTYKKVVETYQTDETEQVIKDKSNGANVAAWKLFGRN
- a CDS encoding DUF975 family protein, with protein sequence MDKLALPNRAIRQEEKEITPKSLKFLLADFAIIVILSSAIASITDFTFARFQFSENSIDLVNTLISTLIFALLSYGMTWGLVDAAKNRAPYQALSVFRPFKKNFWHNAWTSLLSQIVNIIVIWLMSLLTAFALLVFASLVFGSDDAWLIVVLVGGGLLIGLIAYWVNISLAMTPILLKEEPEMGAFQVIKTSWGLMRGNRWRYFCLMLSYKWIAYLLIFISLVVSFGVIVSVDTSYGSGLNFLGVVLFFAVSLFIVFVSVYYGLRSKVAAAVFYQARLEQERGIIEGQFN
- a CDS encoding LPXTG cell wall anchor domain-containing protein, with the protein product MKDTKVLSKISNNLPAYFLSLFSALVVFLLGDGTSVAAGTYYSQSLPQTGAQVTRTALIVGVVLLIVGGFFFFRNRKNKK
- a CDS encoding Y-family DNA polymerase, with translation MKRYYYDFDYSKEPKHDVLCIDMKSFFASVECVARQLDPLTAELVVMSRGEANGGLVLAATPRVKAKYGLKTGSRLFEFPGYHNIQIVPPNMSQYIEINLDINEIFLNYVAPEDLHIYSIDESFLDVSYSHKLFGSNETIAQKIQADVYQAFGITATVGIGDNPLLAKLCLDNSAKKTPPYIDYWSYESIPETVWKIDPLRDFWGIAKGLERRLNQLGIYTVEDLAHADVYLLQKRLGIIGVELFEHANGIDHSIIRDKYVPSSRSFGKSQILQRDYTDPGQVAIIIREMGNDIAARLRQHHLLAGQVSLSVGYSHEVVDRGFRHQIPIDPTDRPEALNAAWVELFRLYYEDGQPIRQIALSASKFQEKVGIQLSLFEDPDRTLQKERLYDTMQKIHDHYGPSSLFYANSLVEGATGLERNKLIGGHQA
- a CDS encoding threonine/serine exporter family protein, which encodes MFTIIEQFALSFFGTVAFSTIINVPKRALIYCGLTGASGWMTYYFFMSWFGDLIVANFMAAIVIGIIYIYLSRKLRLPVIILNTPAILPLVPGNAAYLFIRYAVQGNYQLSVSYLMDVFKVSGAIVFGFMFVNLAEQQIRRQRQERARRRLKKKAAKEKAEKMKMAKS
- a CDS encoding threonine/serine exporter family protein: MAAISEEQNHLLLSTCLLAGKIMMESGSESYRVEDTMQRIAQNSHRFDTASYVTNTAVFMSLNKHSDMQMVLVKKTSTDLAKIDDTNQLSRSYAEGKLNLEELYQALQAVDKQEKTFPFSVQLLAAGAASAAFMLMIDSTNYWDIGFAFAIAIIGFAISEYCKVEFEITFLSDFFATTVIGFLALSLNRLGLVNNLDSLITGCIMPLLPGLAITGALRDLFARQLISGMVQAVNAILIAIVLGVGIALTLQWLG
- a CDS encoding M20 family metallopeptidase codes for the protein MTTTDKKALQETIKNYVKDNLATYQDNALKIHANPETSNHEYYAQEVLTDQLEKEGFTVKKDVADHPTGFDARYRSEKEGPTLVYLAEFDALPDIGHGCGHNLFGNYSSLAAAALKQVVDQVGGEIRVYGTPGEEGGENGSAKESFVREGFLDDVDAALCVHPGGDTSPSGHLYANDPVDIEFFGKSAHATANPEDGISALEPLILTFNGIDALRLHLHDDVSIHGVILDGGKAANVIPDYCRGRFYIRAYNRHTLDQVRERVQKIAEGAAHATGAQLKFGLFQNKVDDMIITPSFDEIFFSHADEVGLDLDTVKEPDSQAHGSSDVGNISYVVPTIQPFLAISEEPVPGHSTELVAAAKSAKGLDSIRIAATLLALTGLDLILDPDKLAQIKEDHQAALAKGN